The following are encoded in a window of Thalassotalea euphylliae genomic DNA:
- the cmoA gene encoding carboxy-S-adenosyl-L-methionine synthase CmoA, with amino-acid sequence MQKNDTDLIYSNPHSQVKDFTFDAQVVEVFPDMISRSVPGYNTIIDTIGRLSQKYVQDNSTVYDLGCSLGAATLAMRRAITASDAKIIGIDNSQAMVERCQMHVAAFKGNTPVEIFNDNIENVDIKNASMIVLNFTLQFIENDKRQALINKIYQGLKPGGLLVLSEKIAHQNDQTNELLIDLHHDFKRANGYSELEIAQKRTALENVMRPDSLEDHVERLSKAGFINVSQWFQCFNFLSIVAFKGAK; translated from the coding sequence ATGCAAAAAAACGACACCGACTTAATCTATTCAAACCCACATAGCCAAGTGAAAGACTTCACCTTTGATGCGCAAGTGGTTGAAGTTTTTCCTGATATGATCAGTCGCTCAGTGCCCGGCTACAATACCATCATTGATACGATTGGGCGTCTTAGTCAGAAATATGTGCAAGACAACTCAACAGTTTACGACCTAGGTTGCTCGCTAGGCGCAGCTACCTTAGCGATGCGCAGAGCCATTACTGCCAGTGACGCGAAAATCATAGGCATTGACAATTCTCAGGCGATGGTTGAGCGCTGCCAAATGCATGTCGCAGCGTTTAAAGGCAACACACCAGTCGAAATATTTAATGACAACATTGAAAACGTAGACATCAAAAACGCTTCAATGATAGTACTTAACTTCACGTTACAGTTTATCGAAAACGATAAACGCCAAGCCCTGATCAATAAGATTTACCAAGGCTTAAAACCGGGTGGTTTATTAGTATTGTCTGAAAAGATTGCTCACCAAAACGATCAAACGAATGAGTTATTGATTGATTTACATCACGACTTCAAACGTGCCAACGGTTATAGCGAATTAGAAATTGCACAAAAGCGCACTGCCCTTGAAAACGTGATGCGTCCAGATTCATTAGAAGATCATGTCGAGCGCTTATCTAAAGCAGGCTTTATTAATGTTAGCCAATGGTTTCAGTGTTTTAATTTCTTATCCATCGTGGCTTTTAAAGGTGCTAAATAA
- the ruvB gene encoding Holliday junction branch migration DNA helicase RuvB, whose product MIEADRLIQPAATIEDEGVDRAIRPKMLADYTGQDHVKAQMEIFIPAAKKRNEPLDHLLIFGPPGLGKTTLANIVANEMGVSIRTTSGPVLEKAGDLAALLTNLEENDVLFIDEIHRLSPMVEEVLYPAMEDYQLDIMIGEGPAARSIKLDLPPFTLIGATTRAGALTSPLRDRFGIVQRLEFYSAKDLTDIVSRSAHFLNLTIDQEGAFEVARRSRGTPRIANRLLRRVRDYADIKTGGIVNKESAASALDMLEVDNEGFDIMDRKLLQAIIDKFMGGPVGLDNLAAAIGEERETIEDVLEPFLIQQGFLQRTPRGRIVTERTYQHFGLTKPA is encoded by the coding sequence ATGATAGAAGCAGATCGACTAATCCAGCCGGCAGCAACGATAGAAGATGAAGGGGTAGATCGCGCGATTCGCCCGAAAATGCTGGCGGATTACACAGGGCAAGATCACGTAAAAGCGCAAATGGAAATCTTTATCCCTGCGGCAAAAAAGCGCAATGAACCGCTTGATCATCTACTCATTTTTGGCCCACCGGGATTAGGTAAAACGACGCTTGCTAATATTGTTGCTAACGAAATGGGCGTAAGTATTCGCACTACGTCTGGGCCAGTATTGGAAAAAGCAGGGGACTTAGCGGCACTGCTGACCAATTTAGAAGAAAACGACGTTCTCTTTATTGATGAAATTCATCGCTTAAGTCCGATGGTAGAAGAAGTCTTGTATCCAGCGATGGAAGACTATCAACTGGATATTATGATTGGTGAAGGGCCAGCTGCTCGCTCGATTAAGCTCGACTTACCGCCTTTTACTTTAATTGGTGCGACAACCAGAGCAGGTGCTTTAACCTCGCCGCTTAGAGATCGTTTTGGCATTGTTCAGCGCTTAGAGTTTTACTCGGCTAAAGATTTAACGGATATCGTTTCACGGTCCGCTCATTTCCTTAATCTGACGATTGATCAAGAAGGTGCATTTGAAGTGGCTCGCCGCTCGCGCGGTACACCGCGCATTGCCAACCGTTTATTGCGCCGAGTGCGTGACTACGCAGATATTAAAACTGGCGGTATCGTTAACAAAGAAAGTGCCGCTAGTGCGCTTGATATGCTTGAAGTTGATAACGAAGGCTTCGACATTATGGACAGAAAGCTATTGCAGGCCATAATCGACAAATTTATGGGTGGGCCAGTAGGGCTTGATAACCTAGCGGCTGCCATTGGCGAAGAACGCGAAACCATTGAAGATGTGCTTGAGCCGTTTTTAATTCAGCAAGGCTTTTTACAACGTACGCCAAGAGGTCGAATTGTTACTGAACGCACTTATCAGCATTTTGGACTAACTAAACCCGCTTAG
- the cmoB gene encoding tRNA 5-methoxyuridine(34)/uridine 5-oxyacetic acid(34) synthase CmoB — MSQYNSFYQAIATNRLSHWLDTLPAQLTDWQKNHLHGEYAQWQKVIAQLPVTQTNHLDIKNSVTVGLAEEIEPGQLKRLEHMLKKLKPWRKGPYHIHGLHIDTEWRSDFKWDRLAPHISDLRNRYVLDIGCGSGYHLWRMRGAGAKFVVGVDPTQLFVTQFKAIQHFIKDNGVHLLPLGVEQLPELNAFDTVFAMGVLYHRRSPIDFIYQLKSQLVKGGELVLETLIVDGDENTVLVPGERYAKMRNVWFLPSGEAMCAWLERCGFSNIRMVNTDVTDLAEQRKTDWIDTESLKDFLDPNDPSKTIEGYPAPKRAIFIANK, encoded by the coding sequence ATGAGCCAATACAACTCTTTCTATCAAGCCATTGCCACTAACCGATTAAGTCATTGGTTAGACACCTTACCTGCTCAACTGACAGACTGGCAAAAAAATCATTTACACGGTGAATATGCCCAATGGCAAAAAGTGATTGCACAACTGCCCGTTACGCAAACTAATCATCTTGACATTAAAAACAGTGTAACCGTTGGTTTAGCAGAAGAAATTGAACCTGGCCAACTTAAACGCCTAGAACATATGCTGAAAAAGCTAAAACCTTGGCGTAAAGGGCCTTATCATATTCATGGTCTACACATTGATACTGAATGGCGTTCCGACTTTAAATGGGATCGCCTAGCACCGCATATTAGCGACCTTAGAAACCGTTATGTACTCGATATTGGTTGTGGTAGTGGCTATCACTTATGGCGAATGCGCGGCGCTGGCGCGAAATTTGTTGTTGGCGTTGACCCAACCCAGCTATTCGTCACCCAATTCAAAGCTATTCAACACTTTATCAAAGATAACGGTGTTCACCTGCTGCCATTAGGCGTTGAGCAACTACCAGAACTAAATGCCTTTGATACAGTTTTTGCCATGGGCGTGCTTTATCATCGCCGCTCACCTATCGACTTTATTTATCAACTTAAATCGCAGCTAGTCAAAGGTGGTGAGCTAGTGCTTGAAACCTTAATTGTTGATGGTGATGAAAATACTGTATTAGTGCCCGGCGAGCGTTACGCAAAAATGCGCAATGTATGGTTCTTACCCAGTGGCGAAGCCATGTGTGCTTGGCTTGAACGTTGTGGCTTTAGCAATATTCGAATGGTTAATACCGACGTGACCGACCTTGCCGAACAGCGCAAAACAGATTGGATTGATACTGAGTCATTAAAAGATTTTCTCGACCCGAACGATCCAAGCAAGACGATTGAAGGCTACCCTGCCCCTAAACGCGCGATATTTATCGCCAATAAATAG
- a CDS encoding tetratricopeptide repeat protein, producing MTNQVNTNSKRASSKRISTLVAAMMSTLVFASVTYTGAASAAQITACDTAECVSYFKKFKRAARKGYISAEYNTAKFYYYGYGTEVDKTLALKYYRKSAVNGSKEAQYMTGLIFVSEPGLQDHKQGVYWLERAAANGHIHALFLLGKAHAQGDIQNSGAPNYQASDKWLSRAFDKRYSKLPKLVEELNNQKVFNETNYPSLYNKLVEHNMWLAKTDAGSVDLTNWEGKTYERITVTGSTLKQGFDMLLANFRSRNDSTGSRLGGDCQLKAACQRKSLNEMKDSMWVSQK from the coding sequence ATGACAAACCAAGTAAATACAAATTCCAAACGCGCTTCTTCTAAGCGTATTTCGACACTAGTTGCGGCTATGATGAGTACTCTAGTGTTCGCATCTGTAACCTACACAGGCGCTGCAAGTGCTGCACAAATAACAGCATGTGACACAGCAGAGTGTGTCTCTTATTTTAAGAAATTTAAACGTGCAGCACGTAAAGGTTACATTTCAGCTGAATACAACACCGCTAAATTTTATTACTACGGCTATGGCACCGAAGTCGACAAAACGCTTGCTCTAAAATACTACCGAAAATCGGCAGTTAATGGTTCAAAAGAAGCACAATATATGACGGGGCTAATTTTTGTCTCTGAGCCTGGCTTACAAGATCATAAACAAGGTGTTTATTGGCTAGAGCGCGCGGCGGCTAATGGTCATATCCACGCCTTGTTTTTATTAGGCAAAGCGCATGCGCAAGGTGATATTCAAAATAGTGGTGCACCAAATTATCAGGCCTCAGACAAGTGGCTAAGCAGAGCATTTGATAAACGCTACAGCAAATTACCTAAGCTTGTTGAAGAGCTAAACAACCAAAAAGTGTTTAATGAAACTAATTACCCTTCCCTTTACAATAAGCTGGTTGAGCACAACATGTGGTTGGCAAAAACTGATGCTGGTAGCGTTGATTTGACTAACTGGGAAGGTAAAACATACGAACGTATAACAGTTACAGGCTCTACGCTGAAACAAGGCTTTGATATGTTGCTCGCCAACTTCCGCAGTAGAAATGACTCTACGGGCAGTAGACTTGGTGGGGATTGCCAATTAAAAGCGGCTTGTCAGCGCAAATCACTGAATGAAATGAAAGACAGTATGTGGGTGTCGCAAAAATAA
- the ruvA gene encoding Holliday junction branch migration protein RuvA — MIGQLRGKLLVKQPPDIIIDCNGVGYEVQVPMTTLYALPELNQETTLYTHFVVREDAQLLYGFANQVDRKLFRLLIKASGVGPKLALAILSGMSAEQFVSCVAHDDVTTIVKIPGIGKKTAERLLIEMRDRIKDWQTDLATPATDAAPFELAADNALTISDAKGDAINALVSLGYTQAQADKAIKAVYDANKSSEQLIKDALKAML; from the coding sequence GTGATAGGACAATTACGTGGCAAATTATTAGTCAAACAGCCACCTGATATTATCATTGACTGCAACGGCGTTGGTTATGAAGTGCAAGTGCCAATGACCACGCTTTACGCATTACCTGAATTAAACCAAGAAACCACGCTTTATACCCACTTCGTTGTGCGAGAAGATGCACAGCTACTGTATGGTTTTGCCAATCAAGTGGATCGCAAACTGTTTCGTTTGTTAATTAAAGCCAGTGGTGTTGGGCCAAAACTAGCACTCGCGATTTTGTCTGGCATGTCGGCAGAGCAGTTTGTGAGTTGTGTCGCCCATGACGACGTTACAACCATAGTGAAAATTCCCGGTATTGGTAAGAAAACCGCTGAGCGCTTATTAATTGAAATGCGCGATCGCATTAAAGATTGGCAAACAGACTTAGCGACGCCTGCAACCGATGCTGCGCCATTTGAATTAGCCGCTGATAATGCACTCACAATTAGCGATGCCAAAGGCGATGCGATTAACGCACTGGTCTCGCTTGGCTATACGCAAGCACAAGCTGATAAAGCGATTAAAGCTGTGTATGATGCTAACAAATCTAGCGAGCAGCTGATCAAAGATGCGCTCAAAGCCATGCTGTAG
- a CDS encoding transporter substrate-binding domain-containing protein, with amino-acid sequence MDFKKVSTFIAGVLWLITIFSGHVLANNQTESPTKSVSQQSFKIAIYQQNYPYQYINATGQPSGILIDFWRLWAEKQGVDVSFHGYSWAEGLAAVANQQVDFHAGLLPSDTRKHQLLRSNALYPHDSFVYLDSKVQDAITLSQIAPYKVGAVNGLVNLEILTADNNISVQLFQSRPELYDAVLNGELLAFVEQGELDNSYPRIKELGAIFPQYKRLNYFTGDYSAAVANDNVELLNYINQGLAKITLAERVDIEKKFLNMAPEGDVLNLGFAGNLPPYMGYSASGQPQGLFIDMWRLWAKHTGHQVNFVGDSLNRSFTQLVRGSLDAHIAYTSVFDENSGLQKSAKVYSLSSQVFVSNRVPNITSLEQLNGKVVGVFKAAPYVDSVTRQYPEISYRMFSELAEMIAAAERGEIDAAISEVETMQVKLVNANLQGLFYLLDQPAFPIDIFAVVAKGDTQLMRDIEQGFASIPRKDLHMLESIWLKEHASSHFSLLEPKIPLTEQQQHWVQENPVLKVGITKDWEPLEFIGEDGQPLGINRDVIESVTQSAGFELEFVAYDHWAALVAGFRDNEIDLILGVSSANSRAPDFDFTDSYWQMPWSIIYRRILGRINSLADLNGKTLAIVKGYQLTNWVKANYPEIDVVLVNSTTEGVLAVQQGFVDGFVEGLPVASKLAKQESIVPLEVAVVPEFPSQDSRIGIHKGNHVLQGILNQGLSTIDDKKRQEIFNRWFDINIHSGWDKRLVTRVATQVGFVIFAIILFVVLWNRRLHKEVGRRKALEMQMKHMATHDELTGLANRTLIKTQMDTAIALHQRQGLKLAVMFVDLDGFKAVNDKYGHDFGDVVLQQVAERLTSCVRKSDTVCRFGGDEFVVLLTSLNNKEEAAFIAEKIINLIAKPFIGNQIKATLGASIGISVFPDDSDSAADLFKMADNLMYRVKSSGKNNYSYL; translated from the coding sequence ATGGATTTCAAAAAGGTAAGCACATTCATCGCAGGAGTGCTTTGGCTTATCACTATATTTTCTGGGCATGTTTTAGCAAATAATCAAACAGAGTCACCTACTAAAAGCGTTAGCCAACAAAGCTTTAAAATTGCGATTTATCAGCAGAATTACCCTTATCAATATATCAATGCTACAGGGCAACCTTCAGGAATTTTGATTGATTTTTGGCGTCTTTGGGCTGAAAAGCAAGGTGTAGATGTTTCATTTCATGGGTATTCATGGGCTGAGGGACTTGCAGCCGTTGCTAACCAGCAAGTGGACTTTCATGCCGGTTTATTACCCAGTGATACGCGTAAACATCAGTTATTGAGGTCTAACGCCTTGTACCCTCACGATAGCTTTGTTTATTTGGATAGCAAAGTGCAGGATGCGATTACGCTCAGCCAAATTGCGCCATACAAAGTTGGCGCAGTTAACGGGCTAGTTAATCTTGAAATCCTTACCGCCGACAATAATATTAGTGTTCAGCTTTTTCAGTCTCGCCCAGAGCTTTATGACGCGGTACTTAACGGAGAGCTACTCGCGTTTGTTGAACAAGGTGAGTTAGACAATAGTTACCCTCGCATTAAAGAGTTAGGCGCGATCTTCCCCCAATATAAGCGTTTAAATTACTTCACTGGCGACTATAGTGCAGCAGTCGCAAACGATAATGTTGAATTACTTAATTATATCAACCAAGGTCTAGCGAAAATAACCCTAGCTGAGCGCGTTGATATCGAGAAAAAGTTTCTGAACATGGCTCCAGAAGGCGATGTGCTCAACCTTGGTTTTGCAGGTAATTTACCGCCTTATATGGGGTATTCCGCATCTGGCCAGCCACAAGGTTTATTTATTGATATGTGGCGGCTGTGGGCAAAACACACGGGTCATCAGGTCAACTTCGTTGGTGACTCGTTAAATCGCTCCTTCACCCAGCTAGTGCGTGGTAGCCTTGATGCACATATTGCTTATACCAGTGTCTTTGACGAAAACAGCGGCTTACAAAAGTCAGCCAAGGTATATTCACTTAGTTCACAAGTTTTTGTCTCTAACCGAGTGCCTAATATTACCTCGCTTGAACAGCTTAACGGTAAAGTGGTAGGTGTTTTTAAAGCAGCGCCTTATGTCGACAGTGTCACTAGGCAGTATCCTGAGATTAGCTACCGAATGTTTTCAGAATTAGCGGAAATGATTGCCGCCGCTGAGCGCGGCGAAATTGATGCTGCCATTTCTGAAGTAGAAACCATGCAAGTCAAACTAGTTAATGCGAATTTGCAGGGGCTGTTCTATTTACTTGATCAGCCAGCTTTTCCTATCGATATTTTTGCAGTAGTTGCCAAAGGTGATACACAATTAATGCGCGATATTGAACAAGGGTTTGCTAGCATTCCGCGCAAAGACCTGCACATGCTGGAATCTATTTGGCTAAAGGAACATGCTAGTTCCCATTTTTCGTTACTTGAACCGAAAATTCCACTCACGGAGCAACAACAGCATTGGGTGCAAGAAAACCCTGTGTTGAAAGTTGGCATCACTAAAGACTGGGAACCATTAGAGTTTATTGGTGAAGACGGTCAACCACTGGGTATTAATCGCGATGTTATTGAATCTGTAACGCAAAGTGCTGGCTTTGAGCTTGAATTTGTAGCCTATGATCACTGGGCGGCGCTAGTTGCTGGATTTCGCGATAATGAAATTGATTTAATTCTGGGTGTGTCGAGTGCTAATAGCCGCGCCCCTGATTTTGATTTTACCGACAGCTACTGGCAAATGCCATGGAGTATTATTTATCGCCGTATTCTCGGGCGAATAAATAGCTTGGCTGATTTAAACGGTAAAACACTCGCTATTGTCAAAGGTTACCAATTAACAAATTGGGTAAAAGCGAATTACCCTGAGATTGATGTAGTTTTGGTCAATTCAACAACAGAAGGGGTGTTAGCGGTGCAACAAGGTTTTGTTGATGGCTTTGTTGAAGGTTTACCTGTTGCATCTAAGCTCGCGAAACAAGAGAGCATAGTCCCTTTAGAAGTTGCTGTAGTACCGGAATTTCCATCGCAAGATAGCCGCATTGGTATTCACAAAGGTAACCATGTACTGCAAGGTATTTTAAATCAGGGTTTGTCGACGATTGATGACAAAAAGCGACAAGAAATTTTTAACCGCTGGTTTGATATCAATATTCACTCGGGTTGGGATAAACGATTAGTGACTCGGGTTGCCACCCAAGTCGGTTTTGTGATTTTCGCGATTATTTTGTTTGTTGTGCTTTGGAATCGCCGACTGCACAAAGAAGTGGGTCGTCGTAAGGCACTCGAAATGCAAATGAAACACATGGCCACACATGATGAATTGACAGGGCTAGCCAATCGAACATTGATAAAAACGCAAATGGATACAGCAATTGCACTGCATCAGCGCCAAGGGCTGAAACTTGCGGTAATGTTTGTTGATCTTGATGGTTTTAAAGCCGTTAATGACAAATACGGGCATGATTTTGGCGATGTTGTGTTGCAACAAGTGGCAGAGCGATTGACTAGTTGTGTTCGAAAATCCGATACCGTTTGTCGTTTTGGCGGTGATGAATTCGTAGTGTTACTTACCAGTTTAAACAATAAAGAAGAAGCCGCATTTATCGCTGAAAAAATTATTAACTTGATTGCTAAACCATTTATAGGCAATCAAATTAAAGCGACGTTGGGGGCCAGTATTGGTATCTCAGTATTCCCTGATGATTCAGACAGCGCAGCCGATTTATTTAAAATGGCGGATAACTTAATGTATCGCGTTAAATCATCAGGCAAGAACAATTATAGTTATCTGTAA
- a CDS encoding tetratricopeptide repeat protein gives MLLIPTTFTQSANANQLEACNTEECVSYFKKFKRAARKGYVSAQYNTAKFYYYGYGTEADKALALKYYRKTAVNGSKEAQYMTGLIYVSEPDLQNHEQGIYWLERAAANGHIHAAFLLGKAHAQGDTINGGAPNYQASDIWLTKAFDKRYNKLPALVEELNAKKVFNETNYPSLYNKLVEHNMWLAKNSNGEVALSNWDGKTYERITVTGYSQTEAFDNLLATFRGRNNSTGSRLGSDCQLTGACARKSLNEMKDSQWVSQQ, from the coding sequence ATGTTACTCATACCTACCACATTTACTCAGTCTGCCAATGCAAATCAATTGGAAGCTTGCAACACTGAAGAGTGTGTTTCTTATTTCAAAAAATTTAAGCGCGCAGCCCGTAAAGGATATGTTTCAGCACAGTACAATACGGCTAAGTTTTATTACTATGGTTACGGCACGGAAGCAGACAAAGCACTTGCTTTAAAGTACTACAGAAAAACAGCTGTCAACGGTTCGAAAGAAGCACAATATATGACAGGCCTAATTTACGTGTCGGAGCCTGACTTGCAAAATCACGAGCAAGGTATTTACTGGCTAGAGCGAGCCGCAGCTAATGGTCACATTCACGCAGCATTTTTACTGGGCAAAGCGCATGCGCAAGGCGACACGATTAATGGTGGTGCACCAAATTATCAAGCATCAGATATATGGCTTACCAAAGCTTTTGATAAACGCTACAACAAGTTACCAGCACTCGTTGAAGAGTTAAATGCGAAAAAGGTGTTCAATGAAACTAACTACCCTTCCCTTTACAACAAGTTAGTTGAGCACAATATGTGGCTAGCAAAAAACAGCAATGGCGAAGTTGCCTTGAGTAACTGGGATGGTAAAACTTATGAGCGCATAACCGTCACAGGGTACAGCCAAACAGAAGCGTTTGATAATTTACTGGCAACTTTCCGTGGTAGAAACAATTCCACAGGCAGCCGATTAGGTAGCGACTGTCAGCTAACCGGAGCTTGCGCACGTAAATCGTTAAATGAAATGAAAGACAGTCAGTGGGTATCACAGCAATAG
- the ruvC gene encoding crossover junction endodeoxyribonuclease RuvC, translating to MAIILGIDPGSRFTGYGVIEQHGRKFTYLGSGCIKAIAAGEDLGTRLQTIFAGVSELIIQFKPDMFAIEQVFMATNPDSALKLGQARGAAIVAATNAGMSIAEYSARQIKQSVVGTGAADKTQVQHMVKSILKLPGTPQADAADALAVALCHAHSYDSIVKMAGQASKTVRGRLRK from the coding sequence TTGGCAATTATTTTAGGTATCGATCCTGGTTCAAGATTCACCGGTTATGGCGTGATAGAGCAGCACGGGCGAAAATTTACCTATCTTGGTAGTGGTTGTATTAAAGCCATCGCCGCAGGTGAAGACTTAGGCACGCGTTTACAAACCATATTTGCGGGTGTGTCAGAGCTGATTATTCAGTTTAAGCCAGATATGTTCGCCATCGAACAAGTGTTTATGGCAACTAACCCTGATTCCGCTTTAAAGCTAGGGCAAGCACGAGGGGCAGCAATTGTCGCTGCAACCAATGCAGGTATGTCGATTGCTGAGTATTCCGCTCGCCAAATAAAGCAATCCGTGGTTGGTACAGGTGCTGCTGATAAAACCCAAGTGCAACATATGGTCAAATCCATTCTTAAATTACCTGGGACACCCCAAGCAGATGCGGCAGATGCGCTTGCGGTGGCACTTTGTCATGCACATAGCTACGATTCGATTGTAAAAATGGCGGGGCAGGCGAGTAAAACGGTACGAGGCCGCCTACGAAAATAA
- the aspS gene encoding aspartate--tRNA ligase, producing MRTLYCGEVNESHVGQEVTLCGWVNRRRDLGAVIFLDLRDREGIVQVVFDPDLPEVLETANTLRNEFCVQVKGKVRARPESQVNKDMATGAIEVLGLELNILNRAAPLPLDFNQDNSEEQRLKYRYLDLRRPEMTERLRFRAKVTAAVRESLESQDFMDIETPILTAATPEGARDYLVPSRTHKGSFFALPQSPQLFKQLLMMSGMERYYQIVKCFRDEDLRADRQPEFTQIDIETSFMTADQVMEVTEKMIRDLFLKLLDVDLGDFPRMPYSEAMTRFGSDKPDLRNPLEIVDVADILKDVEFKVFSGPANDEKGRVAVIRVRQGAAQFSRKNIDDLTKFVGIYGAKGMPWLKVNDKAAGMEGIQSPILKFLDETAVNALLERTGAETGDIIFFGSDSYNVVTESLGALRLKLGEDLGLTTDEWKPLWVVDFPMFEEVDGHLHALHHPFTAPSNMTPEELEANPIGALSNAYDMVLNGCELGGGSVRIHDQAMQAAVFRILGISDEEAQEKFGFLLEALQYGAPPHAGLAFGLDRLVMLMTGASSIRDVMAFPKTTTAACPLTNAPGQANPAQLAELNIATIAKQDEKAKQDEKAEQE from the coding sequence ATGCGTACTCTTTATTGTGGTGAGGTTAATGAATCTCACGTTGGGCAAGAAGTCACTTTATGTGGTTGGGTTAATCGTCGTCGCGACTTAGGCGCTGTGATCTTTTTAGATTTGCGTGATCGCGAAGGCATTGTACAAGTGGTATTTGACCCAGATTTACCCGAAGTACTTGAAACGGCTAACACACTGCGCAACGAGTTCTGTGTACAGGTTAAAGGTAAAGTGCGTGCACGCCCTGAAAGCCAAGTTAACAAAGATATGGCAACAGGTGCCATTGAAGTTTTAGGTTTAGAGCTAAATATCTTAAACCGCGCAGCGCCATTGCCGTTAGACTTCAACCAAGACAACTCAGAAGAGCAACGCTTAAAGTACCGCTACTTAGACTTACGTCGCCCAGAAATGACTGAACGTTTACGTTTTCGTGCGAAAGTAACCGCGGCCGTTCGTGAATCGTTAGAGTCGCAAGACTTTATGGATATCGAAACGCCAATTCTTACCGCAGCTACACCAGAGGGTGCGCGTGATTACTTAGTACCAAGTCGCACGCACAAAGGCAGTTTCTTCGCATTGCCACAATCTCCGCAGTTATTTAAGCAATTGCTGATGATGTCGGGCATGGAGCGTTACTACCAAATCGTTAAGTGTTTCCGCGATGAAGACTTACGTGCTGATCGCCAACCAGAATTCACCCAAATTGATATTGAAACGTCATTTATGACGGCTGATCAAGTAATGGAAGTGACGGAAAAAATGATCCGTGATTTATTCCTTAAATTACTTGATGTTGACTTAGGTGATTTCCCACGTATGCCATACTCAGAAGCGATGACTCGTTTTGGCTCAGACAAGCCAGACTTGCGTAACCCGCTTGAGATTGTTGACGTGGCAGACATCCTAAAAGATGTTGAATTCAAAGTATTCTCAGGCCCAGCGAATGATGAAAAAGGCCGCGTTGCGGTTATTCGTGTGCGACAAGGTGCAGCACAGTTCTCTCGCAAGAACATTGACGACTTAACAAAATTTGTCGGCATTTACGGCGCGAAAGGTATGCCGTGGCTGAAAGTGAACGACAAAGCCGCTGGCATGGAAGGTATTCAATCGCCAATTCTTAAATTCTTAGACGAAACAGCGGTTAACGCGCTTCTTGAACGTACAGGCGCAGAAACTGGCGACATTATTTTCTTCGGTTCAGACAGCTACAACGTTGTTACTGAATCACTAGGCGCGCTGCGTTTAAAACTGGGTGAAGACTTAGGCTTAACCACAGATGAGTGGAAACCACTATGGGTTGTAGACTTCCCAATGTTTGAAGAAGTTGACGGTCACTTGCATGCACTTCACCACCCGTTTACTGCACCAAGCAATATGACGCCAGAAGAGTTAGAGGCGAACCCAATTGGCGCGCTTTCAAACGCTTACGATATGGTACTAAATGGTTGTGAATTAGGTGGTGGTTCAGTGCGTATCCACGACCAAGCAATGCAAGCAGCGGTATTTAGAATTCTAGGTATCAGCGATGAAGAAGCACAAGAGAAGTTTGGCTTCTTATTAGAAGCACTACAGTACGGTGCGCCACCACATGCTGGTTTAGCATTTGGTCTTGACCGTCTAGTGATGCTAATGACAGGTGCAAGCTCTATTCGTGATGTAATGGCATTCCCGAAAACAACAACAGCGGCATGCCCATTAACCAACGCACCGGGTCAAGCTAACCCTGCGCAATTAGCAGAGTTAAACATTGCCACGATTGCTAAGCAAGATGAGAAGGCAAAGCAAGACGAAAAAGCTGAACAAGAATAG